TCAGGGCGTACTCCACCGCCACGTGCCCCTGCGCGGCCGCGGGAGGGCCGTCCCCCACCGCGGATGCCGCGTAGCCCGGCGCGAACGAGACGCGCCCGCGCTCCACCGCCTGCAGCGCGGCGATTGTGTCGCCCGCGCGCAGCTGCAGCATCGCCAGCTGGTCGAACCGGCTGCGCGCCTGCTCCATCGCCGCGGCACGCAGCGGAGCGTCCAGGCTCTGCGAGAGGCCGCGGATGTGGGCCGCGGCCGCGCGCAGATCGTCCGTGGCGCCGGCCAGCTCTCCCCGCGCGAGCCGCGCGTCGGCTCGCTGAAACAGGGCGGGGAGGAACCAGGCCGTGTTCCTCCCCTGGCTGAAGAACGCCACCGCCGAGTCCATCTCCGCCATGGAGGCCGTGCCGGGCGTCACCAGCGGGCGGGAGAAGTGCACCGTTCCCGCGAGCCACACGCGCGCCGCCCCGGCGGGGAGCTCCGCGACGGACGACGCGGCGAGCTCCAGGTCGCGTGCCGCCTCCGGCGATCGCCGCTGTACCGAGCGGATGCGGGCGCGGCCGAGGAGGGCCTCCACGACCACCGCCGGGCGGCGGTCCCGCATCGCCACGGCGAAGTCCTCGTCCTGGATGACGGACGCGGCGCGGTGCAACTGATCCGTGGCGGCGCAGTTCGCCAGCGTGAACAGCGCGTTGTGCAGCCACACGGACGAGCGGTAGCCGCGCAGGGCCCTCAGCCCCCGGTGCATGGAGCCGTAGGCGGCGAGCGTGTCGCGATTGCGGTAGGCGGCTTCGCCTCCCATCGCCCACATCGCTCCCATGAACTCCCTTTCTCCCGCGCTCTCGAACAGCCGGGCGGAGGCCTGAAAGGGGGCACGCGCGCGGGCTGGATGGCCACCGCGGAGCAGTCCCGTGGCGCGCATCCACAGTGCGCGCGCGGCCAGGGCGGGATACCGGACGGGATCTATGCGGGGGAGGATCTCAGTGAACACGGACTCAGCCCTGCCGTATCTGCGCGCGTACACCTCTCCGGCGCCCCGGAACACTTCGGCCGAGATCGCGAGCACGGGCGAGGGCGGCCGCGCGTTCACGATGCTGGCGAACGAGTCTCGCGCGGCGACGTGCTCGGCGCTCTGGTACAGGCGCTGCCCCGCCGCGTACGCCCGGTGTGCCCGGGCGAGTGCGCGCGTGGCCGCAGGGTCGGCGCTGGCCGCGCGGATGGAGCGCACCGCGTCCCCGAGCGAGGCGTCACCCCGCCGCGCCTCCAGCGCCTTCCCCAGCCGCTCCGCCAGATCGAGCAGCTGCGCGGCGCGCGCCGCCTCGCCGGATTCGTACGCCAGGCCCCAGTCGCCCAGCACCGAGTCCCACCCGTAAAGGCGCGCCTCCTGGGGGTGCGCCGCGGCGAACGCCCGCACCTCCGCCTCGGGAGCTCCGGGGCGGGGCGGCTCGGGAATGGGGCGGTGCTCGAGGGAGCGGCGCCGCTCCCTCGCCTCGTCCGCCCACCGGCTCTTCCCGTCGATGCGCAGGTACTCCGTCCAGGCGATCCCTGCCTGCTCGTCCAGCCCGAGCGTCTGCAGCGCGAGCGCGGCGTTGAACCGCGCGGCGCGGTTCCGGGGCTCGCCCTCCACCGCCTCCAGGGCGTAGTTCAGCCCCTCCACCAGGTCGCGGGCGTTCTGGGTGCGCTGCGCGCGGACGAGGTGCGCGCCCGAGAGGTCGACCAGCACCGACACCCGCCGGCTGGTGAGCCGCAGCGCCCTCGTCAGCCGGGTGATCGCCGCGTCGGCCGCCTTCTCCGTCTCGTCGTCGCCGATGAGGGCCAGGAGCGCCGATGCCTGGAGCGAGTCCGGGTCGGAGCTTTCCCCCGCGACCGCCACCGCCTCGAATCCCCCCAGCCGCCCCGCGTCTGCCCCGCACGACTCGCGCGGCACCGTTTCGCCCGCCCCCGGCCTGAGCACGGAGCACGAGCGGTATTCGACGGGGA
The Longimicrobium sp. genome window above contains:
- a CDS encoding CHAT domain-containing protein translates to MPQPLTRLLSNVPLKRWHLVVPVVVIVLGAVVVEARGGLSRGPVLSELAAARPARTGSPLFSIPVEYRSCSVLRPGAGETVPRESCGADAGRLGGFEAVAVAGESSDPDSLQASALLALIGDDETEKAADAAITRLTRALRLTSRRVSVLVDLSGAHLVRAQRTQNARDLVEGLNYALEAVEGEPRNRAARFNAALALQTLGLDEQAGIAWTEYLRIDGKSRWADEARERRRSLEHRPIPEPPRPGAPEAEVRAFAAAHPQEARLYGWDSVLGDWGLAYESGEAARAAQLLDLAERLGKALEARRGDASLGDAVRSIRAASADPAATRALARAHRAYAAGQRLYQSAEHVAARDSFASIVNARPPSPVLAISAEVFRGAGEVYARRYGRAESVFTEILPRIDPVRYPALAARALWMRATGLLRGGHPARARAPFQASARLFESAGEREFMGAMWAMGGEAAYRNRDTLAAYGSMHRGLRALRGYRSSVWLHNALFTLANCAATDQLHRAASVIQDEDFAVAMRDRRPAVVVEALLGRARIRSVQRRSPEAARDLELAASSVAELPAGAARVWLAGTVHFSRPLVTPGTASMAEMDSAVAFFSQGRNTAWFLPALFQRADARLARGELAGATDDLRAAAAHIRGLSQSLDAPLRAAAMEQARSRFDQLAMLQLRAGDTIAALQAVERGRVSFAPGYAASAVGDGPPAAAQGHVAVEYALIGDTLLTWTVRGSHVRLLRQTVRRSHVLATIERSVGALESPARAALARPDLARLYQLLVRPVEDRLQPAGTPLVIVVDGEIAGVPFSALVDQRRNRYLVQDHPTRFAGTLAEAARPAPPTNRSAPALLVADPAFDPAQYPALDRLHGARAEADSLRALYRANVVLQGPAATRDALRGRAPGASVIHYAGHAVFDDARPERSALVLAGADTTGRLTAEAVNALQLRGVRLVVLAACRTVRAREGRSGGLAGFSGALMAAGAGGVVGSLWDVNDRLTQPLMLAFHRAYRRSGDPAAALREAQLEMLRSRDPDRRSPAAWAGFRYIGG